A genomic window from Luteolibacter sp. LG18 includes:
- a CDS encoding efflux RND transporter permease subunit — translation MIHRIIEWSLRNRFLVLCGTLVLIAFGIRALVTTPVDAIPDLTENQVLVYADWAGRSPEEVEDQVTYPLSTGLQGLAGVKEVRATSMFGFSLVSVIFKDDTDTYFARSRVLERLNFLQSTLPSGVTAQLGPDATGLGWVYQYYLDVDASKAPSGGYDLAELRSLQDWRIRYQLASVQGVAEVASIGGYVKQYQIELSPARMRSAGVALNDVMMAVQNANLNVGGKVMEENGAEFVLRGVGLLRNTEDIGLIAVKQEKGTPVYLKDLASIQTGGDFRRGALDIAGHESVGGTVVMRTGENARDVIARVKDKVADLQKTLPPGVTIKPFYDRSTLIDRTIDTLKHALIEEIILVTLAHIIFLWHFRSILIVTLPLPVSILVSFLLMKETGITSNIMSLTGIAIAIGVLVDAAIVVTENVLRHAEIAEREKGSPLDAGERWQVTLDACHQVGRPIFFAMAIIILAFVPVFALAGQEGKLFHPLAWTKTFAMIGSTLLAVTLVPVLCSIFVRGPFHGEDRNLLMRFLLALYDPALRWALNHRRTVITGAFLLLAAAILTAFGLPRPWLKSLDDRGYPRVAGWFSGFGREFMPPLNEGSLLYMPVLLPKTGATEIQRVMAWQDKVLASVPEIETVAGKMGRFETATDPAPIEMLETTITLKPEYIPDGRWGVKRNPAWREGMTVAKLKAELTEAMKQVPGYVPAFLQPIENRILMLYTGIRAQVGVKILGDDLSAVQRKAFEVEKIIREIPGATGVSPSRVQGKPYLNIEVDRRAMARYGLSAKDVLDAVEVGLGGKNVTVTIEGRERYPVQVRLERGERDDIEKVGRIPVALPAGMNAAPAPAASGGGGMSSMGGTTAPAATAPAPEAPATGTIPLAMVARITRETGANEIASENGKLRSYVQANVEGRDLGGFVAEVEQRLKQVEWEGMIPALTGEYENQRRFADTMLLVVPAVLGVIFILLFIVYRSFAEAAHVMLAVPFALSGGVFLQKLLGYNFNGAVWVGYIALFGTAVQTGVVMVVYLEEAVRKRMAELGDAFTHADLVQAVIDGARLRLRPKVMTVATIVASLLPIMWSHRQGTEIMQPLATPVIGGMISSLLHILIVTPVIFLWLHGRHLKREGRVISPK, via the coding sequence ATGATCCATCGCATCATCGAGTGGAGCCTTCGCAACCGGTTCCTCGTCCTCTGCGGCACCCTCGTGCTGATCGCCTTCGGCATCCGCGCGCTGGTCACCACACCGGTCGACGCCATCCCGGACCTCACCGAGAACCAGGTGCTCGTCTACGCCGATTGGGCGGGCCGCAGCCCGGAGGAGGTCGAGGACCAGGTGACCTATCCGCTTTCCACCGGCCTGCAGGGACTCGCCGGGGTGAAGGAAGTGCGCGCCACCTCCATGTTCGGCTTCTCGCTGGTGTCCGTGATCTTCAAAGACGACACGGACACCTACTTCGCCCGCAGCCGCGTCCTGGAGCGCCTGAACTTCCTCCAGAGCACCCTGCCCTCCGGCGTCACCGCGCAGCTCGGCCCGGATGCCACCGGCCTCGGCTGGGTCTATCAATACTACCTCGATGTCGATGCCTCCAAGGCCCCGTCCGGCGGCTACGATCTCGCGGAACTGCGTTCGCTTCAGGACTGGCGGATCCGCTACCAGCTCGCGTCCGTGCAGGGCGTCGCGGAGGTGGCCTCCATCGGCGGCTACGTGAAGCAGTACCAGATCGAGCTTTCCCCCGCCCGCATGCGCTCCGCCGGAGTGGCCCTCAATGACGTGATGATGGCCGTCCAAAACGCGAACCTGAACGTGGGCGGCAAGGTGATGGAGGAAAACGGCGCGGAGTTCGTGCTGCGCGGCGTGGGCCTGCTGCGGAACACCGAGGACATCGGCCTCATCGCCGTGAAGCAGGAGAAGGGCACGCCCGTCTACCTGAAGGACCTCGCCTCCATCCAGACCGGCGGCGATTTCCGCCGCGGCGCGCTCGACATCGCCGGCCACGAATCCGTCGGCGGCACCGTGGTCATGCGCACCGGCGAGAACGCCCGCGATGTGATCGCCCGCGTGAAAGACAAGGTCGCCGACCTCCAGAAGACCCTGCCCCCCGGCGTCACCATCAAGCCGTTCTATGACCGCAGCACGTTGATCGACCGCACCATCGACACGCTCAAGCACGCGCTCATCGAGGAGATCATCCTCGTCACCCTGGCCCACATCATCTTCCTCTGGCACTTCCGCAGCATCCTCATCGTCACCCTGCCACTGCCGGTTTCGATCCTCGTTTCCTTCCTGCTGATGAAGGAGACCGGCATCACCAGCAACATCATGTCGCTCACCGGCATCGCCATCGCCATCGGCGTGCTGGTGGATGCCGCCATCGTGGTCACGGAGAACGTTCTGCGCCACGCCGAGATCGCGGAGCGGGAAAAAGGCTCGCCGCTCGATGCCGGTGAACGCTGGCAGGTCACGCTCGATGCCTGCCACCAGGTCGGTCGACCGATCTTCTTCGCGATGGCGATCATCATCCTCGCCTTCGTGCCGGTCTTCGCGCTCGCGGGCCAGGAGGGCAAACTGTTCCACCCGCTCGCCTGGACGAAAACCTTCGCGATGATCGGCTCCACGCTGCTCGCCGTCACACTCGTGCCGGTGCTGTGCAGCATCTTCGTGCGCGGGCCCTTCCACGGCGAGGACCGGAACCTGCTGATGCGGTTCCTGCTCGCCCTCTACGATCCCGCGTTGCGCTGGGCCTTGAACCACCGCCGCACCGTGATCACCGGAGCCTTCCTGCTGCTCGCCGCGGCGATCCTCACCGCCTTCGGTTTGCCGCGCCCGTGGCTGAAGTCGCTCGACGACCGCGGCTATCCGCGGGTGGCCGGATGGTTCTCGGGCTTCGGTCGCGAGTTCATGCCGCCGCTCAATGAAGGCAGCCTTCTCTACATGCCGGTGCTGCTGCCGAAGACCGGTGCCACCGAGATCCAGCGCGTGATGGCGTGGCAGGACAAGGTGCTCGCCTCCGTGCCCGAGATTGAAACCGTCGCGGGCAAGATGGGCCGCTTCGAAACCGCCACCGATCCCGCGCCCATCGAGATGCTGGAAACCACCATCACGCTGAAACCCGAATACATCCCGGACGGGCGATGGGGCGTGAAGCGCAATCCGGCGTGGCGCGAGGGCATGACCGTGGCCAAACTCAAGGCCGAGCTCACCGAGGCGATGAAACAGGTGCCCGGCTACGTGCCCGCGTTTCTCCAGCCAATCGAGAACCGCATCCTGATGCTCTACACCGGCATCCGCGCCCAGGTCGGCGTGAAGATCCTCGGCGACGACCTTTCGGCGGTGCAGCGCAAGGCCTTCGAGGTCGAGAAGATCATCCGCGAGATCCCCGGCGCGACCGGCGTCTCGCCGTCCCGCGTGCAGGGCAAGCCCTACCTCAACATCGAGGTCGATCGCCGCGCGATGGCCCGCTACGGGCTCAGCGCGAAGGACGTGCTCGATGCCGTGGAAGTCGGGCTCGGCGGCAAGAACGTCACCGTCACCATCGAAGGCCGCGAACGCTATCCCGTGCAGGTCCGGTTGGAGCGCGGCGAGCGCGATGACATCGAAAAAGTCGGCCGCATCCCCGTCGCCCTGCCCGCGGGCATGAATGCCGCCCCTGCCCCGGCAGCCTCCGGTGGCGGCGGCATGTCATCCATGGGAGGCACCACCGCTCCCGCAGCGACCGCCCCGGCACCCGAAGCTCCCGCCACCGGCACCATCCCGCTCGCCATGGTTGCGAGGATCACCCGCGAGACCGGAGCGAATGAGATCGCCAGCGAGAACGGCAAGCTACGTTCCTACGTCCAGGCGAACGTCGAGGGCCGCGACCTCGGCGGTTTCGTCGCGGAAGTGGAGCAGCGGCTGAAGCAGGTCGAGTGGGAAGGCATGATCCCCGCCCTCACCGGTGAATACGAGAACCAGCGACGCTTCGCCGACACCATGTTGCTCGTGGTGCCCGCCGTGCTGGGCGTGATCTTCATCCTGCTCTTCATCGTCTACCGCAGCTTCGCCGAGGCCGCCCACGTGATGCTTGCCGTGCCCTTCGCCCTGAGCGGCGGCGTGTTCCTGCAGAAGCTGCTGGGATACAATTTCAACGGCGCGGTGTGGGTTGGCTATATCGCCCTCTTCGGCACCGCCGTGCAAACCGGCGTCGTGATGGTGGTCTATCTGGAGGAAGCGGTGCGGAAGCGGATGGCCGAACTCGGCGACGCCTTCACCCACGCCGATCTGGTCCAGGCCGTGATCGACGGTGCGCGGCTCCGGCTCCGCCCGAAGGTGATGACCGTGGCCACCATCGTCGCCAGCCTGCTGCCGATCATGTGGAGCCACCGCCAGGGCACGGAAATCATGCAGCCTCTCGCCACCCCGGTCATCGGCGGCATGATCTCCAGCCTCCTCCACATCCTCATCGTGACGCCCGTGATCTTCCTCTGGTTGCACGGGCGGCATCTCAAGCGCGAAGGTAGGGTCATTTCGCCGAAATGA
- a CDS encoding glutamine amidotransferase, whose amino-acid sequence MIALTYVVPGWWPWATAVFAVVAVVSGWLLIRGTHPHLPRRMRVSLWALRVIAGALLLLCTLDWRSESTREDSDKPMLRVLVDKSASMAVKDAAGGRSRYEDAVDQVATVVRPKWNDPARLETFFAGDGLSTGDPVTVVPDAPRSALGRSLREALEQTGVQSLGGVLLLTDGAASDPEDLRASARLYRTARVPVFPWIMGTTSQPADVRIVSARLRQPSPAQASVHLEMTIESPGNEGKETSLTVKFSGQTLLQQTVRLDGKRQEVSADFVSPYLGCHFYDIELTPLEGESVVENNRTRAACDLHRDPIRVLYMEGSEPHESSYLRDGLEADPEMSVTCLHFPGQGSVESLAAQAIAIRGKDERVFYDGQGREVPSVCHKTRGFPATLEQLLKYDVVIDSDIIKEAFSPQQLADTVAFVEQFGGGFVMVGGQTSFGAGGYETTVIDKLMPVEIANKSDPMWFPFQVKVTEAGLTHPVMKVGANPAETTAAWSARFPGFQGANYARRAKPGAHVLARVEAPGTAMNELVLFAVQNIGHGRTMAFMSDTTSSWGSSFETVWGESRTDAKYYRKFWNNAIRWLAADRIARKGGQAVIETPSAEVTVGDTVAVRVAALSAADLPGLELNVREGEEAPRVVPLQWDGARRSWEGFFTPKGAGDVLIEAAYKNTEGTPVVTRSGVVVRAKGDETIAVAARPDLMAELAQETGGTVMDAANIDKVLGDLASRSVPVVWKRSLPVWDRWWVLLPLLLVVVAEWLVRRKLEPVGRR is encoded by the coding sequence ATGATCGCGCTCACCTATGTGGTCCCCGGCTGGTGGCCATGGGCAACCGCGGTCTTCGCGGTGGTGGCGGTTGTTTCCGGATGGTTGCTGATCCGTGGAACGCATCCGCATTTGCCGCGGCGGATGCGCGTTTCGCTGTGGGCATTGCGGGTGATCGCGGGGGCGTTGCTTCTGCTGTGCACGCTCGATTGGCGGAGCGAGAGCACGCGCGAGGACTCGGACAAACCGATGCTGCGGGTGCTGGTGGACAAGTCCGCGAGCATGGCGGTGAAGGACGCCGCGGGTGGTCGTTCGCGATACGAGGACGCGGTGGATCAGGTGGCGACTGTGGTGCGTCCGAAGTGGAACGACCCGGCGCGCCTCGAAACGTTCTTCGCCGGAGACGGCCTGTCGACGGGCGATCCTGTCACCGTGGTTCCGGATGCGCCGCGCAGCGCGCTCGGTCGATCGCTGCGCGAGGCGCTGGAGCAGACCGGCGTGCAGTCGTTGGGAGGGGTGCTGTTGCTCACCGATGGCGCGGCGAGCGATCCGGAAGACCTGCGGGCGTCGGCGCGGCTGTATCGCACGGCCCGTGTGCCGGTGTTTCCGTGGATAATGGGGACCACGTCGCAACCCGCCGACGTGCGAATCGTTTCCGCGCGCCTGCGGCAACCGAGTCCGGCCCAGGCGAGCGTGCACCTGGAGATGACGATTGAAAGTCCCGGGAACGAGGGCAAGGAGACCTCGCTCACGGTCAAATTCAGCGGCCAGACCCTGCTTCAGCAGACCGTGCGTTTGGACGGCAAGCGGCAGGAGGTGAGCGCGGATTTCGTGTCGCCGTATCTCGGTTGTCATTTCTACGACATCGAGCTGACGCCGCTGGAGGGCGAGAGCGTGGTGGAGAACAACCGCACGCGGGCGGCGTGCGACCTTCATCGCGATCCGATCCGCGTGCTCTACATGGAAGGAAGCGAGCCGCATGAATCGTCGTATCTGCGCGACGGCCTGGAAGCCGATCCCGAGATGTCGGTGACGTGCCTGCATTTCCCGGGGCAGGGCTCGGTGGAATCGCTGGCGGCGCAGGCGATCGCGATCCGCGGCAAGGACGAACGCGTGTTCTACGACGGCCAGGGGCGCGAGGTGCCGAGCGTGTGCCACAAGACCCGCGGTTTTCCGGCGACGCTGGAGCAATTGCTGAAGTATGACGTGGTGATCGACAGCGACATCATCAAGGAGGCGTTCTCGCCGCAGCAACTCGCGGACACCGTGGCCTTCGTCGAGCAATTCGGCGGCGGCTTCGTGATGGTCGGCGGCCAGACCTCGTTCGGGGCCGGTGGTTATGAGACCACGGTGATCGACAAGCTGATGCCGGTGGAGATCGCCAATAAGAGCGACCCGATGTGGTTCCCGTTCCAGGTGAAAGTCACCGAGGCGGGATTGACCCATCCGGTGATGAAGGTGGGCGCGAATCCGGCGGAGACGACGGCGGCGTGGTCGGCGCGGTTCCCGGGTTTCCAAGGGGCGAATTACGCCCGCCGTGCCAAGCCGGGCGCGCATGTGCTGGCGCGGGTGGAGGCACCGGGCACGGCGATGAACGAACTGGTGTTGTTCGCGGTGCAGAACATCGGGCACGGGCGCACGATGGCGTTCATGTCGGACACGACGAGCAGTTGGGGATCCAGTTTTGAAACGGTATGGGGTGAATCGCGGACCGACGCGAAGTATTACCGGAAGTTCTGGAACAACGCCATCCGCTGGCTGGCCGCGGACCGCATCGCGCGGAAGGGCGGCCAGGCGGTGATCGAAACGCCATCGGCCGAGGTGACGGTTGGCGACACGGTGGCAGTCCGGGTGGCCGCGCTTTCCGCGGCGGACTTGCCGGGATTGGAACTCAACGTGCGCGAGGGCGAGGAAGCGCCGCGCGTGGTGCCGCTGCAATGGGATGGCGCGCGCCGGAGCTGGGAGGGATTCTTCACTCCGAAGGGCGCGGGCGATGTGTTGATCGAGGCGGCCTACAAGAACACCGAGGGAACGCCGGTGGTCACCCGCTCCGGTGTGGTGGTCCGGGCGAAGGGCGATGAAACCATCGCCGTGGCGGCACGTCCCGACCTCATGGCGGAACTCGCGCAGGAGACCGGCGGCACGGTGATGGATGCGGCGAACATCGACAAGGTGCTCGGTGACTTGGCATCGCGCTCGGTGCCGGTGGTGTGGAAGCGGTCTCTGCCGGTGTGGGACCGGTGGTGGGTGTTGCTGCCGCTGTTGTTGGTGGTGGTGGCGGAGTGGTTGGTTAGAAGAAAGCTGGAGCCGGTGGGGAGAAGGTGA
- a CDS encoding DUF4175 family protein, whose translation MKPILAGQRKLRRSASISRWGILGVMAVALPLGAFAWWDRGMVLSPQWRWTGFVLWLAGVIWMIARAGKAFRIPAQREITSLLDGHAALKHGYVISTAVEIDAPRTDKPEEAALLARLHSEAGRLASETVTAHPRPRLWQVTLACLGVVLVGSAGPFPVARLLQPWKELPYTTITLVGPERKPIEREPFTVIGQVNGRVPKNAVLQVSGGVEIPVIVEASGAFRHTFTNGVLAPVTFVARGAEDGISAPLAITFRDLPHPEVYDHRITPPSYTRRPEFAENQAAFSVLRGSKIHYGVVFNRETTGVKLVFDDNEAPVELTRDASRPLAWGADLPVLKRTVGYHLEAIDGEGVWRQAVELAQIVVMPDKPPVVDLGAHNETKLKSPHDTFAMDFKASDDIGLMDVRVRYQRVGDKEWKEKVIRLSEPGTRQQSAEWKLPLDELGVVPHDMVAVVIQARDGNTVDGPGKGSPEPILIEVPEEPKDKDEHAGGGGGGGGESQQVNPLDIQRQIYRDTLRLSVGRQAPSAAELVRRQEENVKNLQEMADKMAGQAPPIFAGLLENARKSAVQATEELQMLSYRHGNFQPAMEKQSAVIDALVKAARIQAEQQQQGGGGEGGQPATGKQFTLNSPNSKSAPSPEEQKERLEQALADLRKLLKEQEDLNKQMGQQPNKGQQPGQQGQQGSSPGGQSQGSGAPDLAARQQDARAQSERIRGQLESLQKSENGGDPALAAEQMKQAERQQQAAAAAIARGSAMASRNGEASSAALEKARQLAESLQGQTPGESTEAETRAPGYQHLIQEYSRRLSYDQ comes from the coding sequence TTGAAACCGATCCTTGCCGGGCAGCGGAAGCTGCGCCGCTCCGCCTCGATCTCGCGCTGGGGCATCCTCGGCGTGATGGCGGTGGCGTTGCCGCTGGGCGCGTTCGCGTGGTGGGATCGCGGGATGGTGCTGTCGCCGCAGTGGCGGTGGACGGGATTCGTGCTGTGGCTCGCGGGTGTGATCTGGATGATCGCGCGGGCGGGCAAGGCTTTCCGGATACCGGCGCAGCGCGAGATCACGTCGCTGTTGGACGGACATGCGGCCTTGAAGCATGGCTATGTGATTTCGACGGCGGTGGAGATCGATGCTCCGCGCACGGACAAGCCGGAGGAGGCCGCACTGCTGGCGCGGTTGCACAGCGAGGCAGGACGTCTTGCCTCCGAAACAGTGACGGCGCATCCGCGGCCACGGCTCTGGCAGGTGACGCTGGCGTGCCTGGGAGTTGTCCTCGTGGGATCGGCCGGACCGTTTCCGGTGGCACGGCTGCTTCAACCCTGGAAGGAGCTTCCTTACACCACGATCACTTTGGTGGGGCCGGAGCGGAAGCCGATCGAGCGCGAGCCTTTCACCGTGATTGGTCAGGTGAATGGCCGGGTGCCGAAGAACGCGGTGCTTCAGGTGAGTGGCGGCGTGGAGATCCCCGTGATCGTGGAGGCGAGCGGAGCCTTCCGCCACACGTTCACGAATGGCGTGCTGGCACCGGTGACGTTTGTGGCGCGTGGTGCGGAAGACGGGATTTCGGCTCCGCTGGCGATCACGTTCCGCGACCTGCCGCATCCGGAGGTTTACGATCATCGGATCACGCCGCCGTCCTACACCCGTCGGCCGGAGTTCGCGGAGAACCAGGCGGCGTTCTCGGTGCTGCGCGGCAGCAAGATCCACTACGGCGTGGTGTTCAATCGCGAGACCACGGGGGTGAAGCTGGTGTTCGATGACAACGAAGCTCCGGTGGAACTCACGCGCGATGCGTCCCGTCCGCTGGCGTGGGGAGCCGACTTGCCGGTGCTGAAGCGCACCGTGGGCTACCACCTGGAAGCGATCGATGGCGAGGGCGTGTGGCGTCAGGCGGTGGAACTGGCCCAGATCGTGGTGATGCCGGACAAACCGCCGGTGGTCGATCTCGGCGCGCACAACGAGACCAAGCTCAAGTCGCCGCATGACACCTTCGCGATGGATTTCAAGGCCAGTGACGACATCGGTTTGATGGATGTGCGGGTGCGTTACCAGCGGGTGGGGGACAAGGAGTGGAAGGAGAAGGTCATCCGATTGTCCGAGCCCGGCACGCGCCAGCAATCGGCCGAATGGAAGCTGCCTCTGGATGAACTCGGCGTGGTGCCGCACGACATGGTGGCGGTGGTGATCCAGGCGCGGGATGGCAACACGGTGGACGGCCCCGGCAAGGGCAGCCCGGAGCCGATCCTGATCGAGGTGCCGGAGGAACCCAAAGACAAGGACGAGCACGCGGGTGGTGGCGGTGGTGGTGGCGGGGAAAGCCAGCAGGTGAACCCGCTCGATATCCAGCGCCAGATCTATCGCGACACGCTGCGGCTGTCGGTGGGGCGGCAGGCCCCGAGTGCTGCGGAGCTGGTGCGCCGCCAGGAGGAGAACGTGAAGAATCTCCAGGAGATGGCGGACAAGATGGCCGGGCAGGCTCCGCCGATTTTCGCAGGCTTGCTGGAGAATGCCCGCAAGAGCGCGGTGCAGGCGACGGAGGAGCTTCAGATGCTGTCCTACCGGCACGGGAATTTCCAACCGGCGATGGAGAAGCAATCGGCGGTGATCGACGCGCTGGTGAAGGCCGCACGCATCCAGGCCGAGCAACAGCAGCAGGGTGGTGGCGGCGAAGGGGGGCAACCCGCGACCGGGAAGCAGTTCACGTTGAACAGCCCGAATTCGAAATCCGCGCCTTCGCCGGAAGAGCAAAAGGAGCGGTTGGAACAAGCGCTCGCCGATTTGCGGAAGCTGTTGAAGGAGCAGGAGGACCTCAACAAGCAAATGGGCCAGCAGCCGAACAAGGGGCAGCAGCCCGGTCAGCAAGGCCAGCAAGGATCCTCGCCGGGTGGCCAATCGCAGGGCAGCGGGGCACCGGATCTCGCGGCCCGCCAGCAGGACGCGCGCGCACAGTCGGAGCGGATTCGCGGGCAGCTCGAATCGCTGCAGAAGAGTGAGAACGGCGGCGATCCCGCTTTGGCCGCGGAGCAGATGAAACAGGCGGAGCGCCAGCAGCAGGCGGCGGCCGCGGCGATCGCGCGGGGTTCGGCAATGGCCAGTCGCAATGGCGAGGCCTCGTCCGCGGCCTTGGAAAAGGCGCGCCAACTCGCGGAGTCGCTGCAAGGGCAGACGCCGGGTGAGAGCACCGAGGCGGAGACGCGCGCGCCCGGGTACCAACACCTGATCCAGGAATATTCGAGACGGCTTTCGTATGACCAATAG
- a CDS encoding BatA domain-containing protein → MTLANVLLFSLGVAAIAAPLWVHLRLGKVKKRAVVSTLRLMKATPQTSKSPRRLVDVPLFLLRALMVLLVALGFGRLLIPGLRSADAQEYAVFVLDVSGSMQARNGKVWEEARRETLEALGRLNQSSRVAVVLSPAGLDKTEWQTPSQAVSKVKALSAGYGANRISTSVREAVTLLAEMPEDHAKVLHVVSDCQHAAFADIDRATIPSDVELRVSKVGEERLSNRGVSVSVVAAGMTDLGLYALSDGSGGSLKLEENGKASQLPVGSGQDAARMTHAGKKDEWVVRKLELEDADALMADNTAYDVYQAQDEIPVWLWEPAGEPSQAEPATRSAGRIPGQTTGPRERHVYEQASYYVGRGLQPAVEEGGATASRYRPMTLTDKNVAEAAAKAGEKSAPRLLIVPAGKVVPDALKDLVKAVVEAGGSVVFFGGPELDRNAFDAAFGELSGVKPGAMEDCKGSPVLAEITEGNPLWGGLDAASRRQLTKAPLKFRHALETRLNARTLVSYADGVPFVVEHASGRGQVFFVNTSADRAWGDWSASAPLFVPALHLLAARALGDDSFLPAHEPVLAGEPVTLRLSPTFAGRFLKVGSGKWPVGSDGRVAGVVFEKPGVMDLTLEDGTKAGKLAVNFPPVESALEFYSGPVVRQRLESLRQKGGGSSIRWEGEAQGGLAWRLCLLGAALLMLIEPVIANQRARA, encoded by the coding sequence ATGACCTTGGCGAACGTCCTGCTTTTTTCCCTGGGAGTGGCGGCCATCGCGGCGCCGCTGTGGGTGCACCTGCGGTTGGGGAAGGTGAAGAAGCGCGCGGTGGTGAGCACGCTGCGGCTGATGAAGGCCACGCCGCAGACCTCGAAATCGCCGCGGCGGTTGGTGGATGTGCCACTGTTCCTGCTGCGGGCATTGATGGTGCTGCTGGTGGCGCTGGGGTTCGGGCGGCTGTTGATCCCCGGGCTGCGGAGCGCGGACGCGCAGGAGTATGCGGTGTTCGTGCTGGATGTTTCCGGCAGCATGCAGGCGCGGAATGGCAAGGTGTGGGAGGAGGCGCGGCGGGAAACGCTGGAGGCGCTGGGACGGCTCAACCAGAGCTCGCGGGTGGCGGTGGTGCTTTCGCCTGCCGGACTGGACAAGACGGAGTGGCAGACGCCATCGCAAGCGGTGTCCAAGGTGAAAGCACTTTCGGCGGGCTACGGCGCGAATCGTATTTCAACCTCGGTGCGGGAGGCGGTGACGCTGTTGGCGGAGATGCCGGAGGATCATGCGAAGGTGCTGCACGTGGTCAGCGATTGCCAGCACGCGGCATTCGCGGACATCGACCGGGCTACGATCCCTTCGGATGTGGAACTCCGGGTTTCGAAGGTGGGGGAAGAGCGGCTTTCGAACCGGGGCGTATCGGTCTCGGTGGTGGCGGCGGGCATGACCGACCTCGGGCTGTATGCGCTGTCGGATGGTTCGGGCGGGTCGTTGAAGCTGGAGGAAAACGGCAAGGCCAGCCAACTCCCGGTGGGTAGCGGCCAGGACGCGGCACGGATGACCCACGCGGGAAAGAAGGATGAATGGGTGGTGCGGAAACTGGAACTGGAGGACGCGGACGCCTTGATGGCGGACAACACGGCCTACGATGTCTACCAGGCGCAGGACGAGATTCCGGTGTGGCTGTGGGAGCCGGCGGGCGAGCCCTCGCAGGCCGAACCGGCGACCCGGTCGGCGGGGCGGATTCCGGGGCAGACGACCGGGCCTCGTGAACGGCATGTCTATGAACAGGCGTCCTACTACGTGGGTCGTGGATTGCAACCGGCGGTGGAGGAAGGCGGTGCGACGGCTTCGCGCTATCGCCCGATGACGCTCACGGACAAGAACGTGGCGGAAGCAGCGGCGAAGGCGGGGGAGAAATCCGCGCCGCGGTTGTTGATCGTGCCCGCGGGCAAGGTGGTGCCGGACGCGTTGAAGGACCTCGTGAAGGCCGTGGTGGAAGCGGGTGGATCGGTGGTCTTTTTCGGCGGACCGGAGTTGGATAGGAACGCATTCGACGCGGCCTTCGGAGAGCTGTCCGGGGTGAAACCGGGTGCGATGGAGGACTGCAAGGGGTCGCCGGTGCTGGCGGAGATCACGGAGGGAAATCCGCTGTGGGGCGGGCTGGATGCGGCCTCGCGGCGGCAGTTGACGAAGGCCCCGCTGAAGTTCCGTCATGCGCTGGAGACGCGGTTGAATGCACGGACACTGGTTTCGTATGCGGACGGGGTGCCGTTCGTGGTGGAGCACGCGAGCGGACGCGGGCAGGTGTTTTTCGTGAATACTTCGGCGGACCGCGCGTGGGGTGATTGGTCGGCCTCCGCGCCGTTGTTTGTGCCAGCCCTGCATTTGCTGGCGGCGCGGGCGCTGGGCGACGATTCGTTTTTGCCTGCGCACGAGCCGGTGTTGGCGGGAGAGCCGGTGACGCTGCGGCTTTCTCCAACATTCGCGGGGCGTTTCCTGAAGGTCGGATCGGGCAAGTGGCCGGTGGGATCGGACGGGCGCGTGGCCGGAGTGGTGTTCGAAAAACCGGGCGTGATGGACCTGACGCTCGAGGACGGGACAAAGGCGGGGAAACTCGCGGTGAATTTCCCGCCGGTGGAATCGGCGCTGGAGTTTTATTCGGGGCCGGTCGTGCGGCAGCGGTTGGAATCGCTGCGGCAGAAAGGCGGCGGGTCGTCGATCCGTTGGGAGGGAGAAGCGCAGGGCGGACTGGCATGGCGGTTGTGCCTGCTGGGTGCCGCGCTGCTGATGTTGATTGAACCGGTGATCGCCAACCAGAGGGCCAGAGCATGA
- a CDS encoding DUF58 domain-containing protein: MPEPVIQLDEELLEAIQDLSLAARHLVNGFLQGQHRSAQRGLSQEFVAYRPYLPGDPLKNVDWNVWARSDHLFVRQFRHESNFRGYLVLDASRSMDFGDGATNKFTYGRLLAACLASLMLAQMDAPGLAITGLSERMPWIPPSTRQDQIDRLFHELETTRADGRIPGLGDIGPLTSECRRHSLAVWITDGFFDPEEGINLLRQFRLQETDVLVFHLLHPDEMNPPYQGEVLLTDSETGEEMLVDGAQLRRDYAPRLAEFLSGIENLCVGHEAHYCRIITNEPLDVALHRYLAAREQL; this comes from the coding sequence ATGCCGGAACCTGTCATCCAGCTCGACGAGGAGCTGCTGGAAGCGATCCAGGATCTTTCCCTGGCCGCGCGGCACCTTGTGAACGGATTCCTGCAAGGCCAGCACCGCAGCGCGCAGCGCGGGTTGAGCCAGGAGTTCGTGGCTTACCGTCCGTATCTGCCGGGCGATCCATTGAAAAACGTGGATTGGAACGTGTGGGCGCGGAGCGATCATCTTTTCGTGCGGCAGTTCCGGCATGAATCGAACTTCCGCGGCTATCTCGTGCTGGACGCGAGCCGGTCGATGGACTTCGGGGACGGGGCGACGAACAAGTTCACCTACGGCAGGCTGCTGGCGGCGTGCCTGGCCTCGCTGATGCTTGCGCAGATGGACGCGCCGGGGTTGGCGATCACGGGCCTTTCCGAACGGATGCCGTGGATCCCGCCGAGCACGCGGCAGGACCAGATCGACCGGCTTTTCCACGAATTGGAAACGACGCGGGCGGATGGAAGGATTCCCGGGCTGGGGGACATCGGCCCGCTGACGTCCGAGTGCCGGCGGCATTCGCTGGCGGTGTGGATCACGGATGGATTTTTCGATCCGGAGGAGGGCATCAATTTGCTCCGGCAGTTCCGGCTTCAGGAGACGGACGTGCTGGTGTTTCACCTGCTGCATCCGGACGAAATGAACCCGCCCTACCAGGGCGAGGTGCTGCTGACGGATAGCGAGACCGGCGAGGAGATGCTGGTGGATGGCGCGCAGCTCCGGCGGGACTACGCGCCGCGGCTGGCGGAGTTCCTTTCCGGGATCGAAAACCTGTGCGTGGGGCACGAGGCGCATTACTGCCGGATCATCACCAACGAACCGCTCGATGTGGCCCTGCATCGCTACCTGGCGGCACGTGAACAGCTCTGA